One window of Drosophila busckii strain San Diego stock center, stock number 13000-0081.31 chromosome 3L, ASM1175060v1, whole genome shotgun sequence genomic DNA carries:
- the LOC108598790 gene encoding guanine nucleotide-binding protein G(f) subunit alpha isoform X2: MKLRLLRCLRPAAKQQAMAHTPNPKQQLQTHHHMIKDLSSNFKDTTVKILLLGTAESGKTTIIKQMRILHINGFTDDERREKIPEIYQNIHDSINQLVMHMGLLGLRFGSCTSERSANYILSLPAEAPEYFNEEYCDHVTTLWNDVGIRACYDRSNEFPLLDSAKYFLDNFARICDVDYIPSTEDILHSRKVTTGITQITFRVPVGSGEQEFRMYDVGGQRDERNKWIQVFEGIQAVLFLISCSEFDQNLREDGNQNRLQEALNLFRAVWQNRFLASAGLIVFLNKYDIMERKIRAGKHIVDYFPDFEDFCKRPQQQQSCFDECDWTKMFIKQKMIDITQEQFKRNSRNLCDFSSAERECYYHFTVATDTRCIRDVFSDVQQMILSENMTMAGSTLF, from the exons atgaaactaaG ACTTTTACGCTGTTTGCGaccagcagccaagcagcaagccATGGCGCATACCCCAAACCcaaagcaacagctacaaacGCATCATCATATGATCAAGGATCTAAGCTCCAACTTCAAGGACACCACGGTCAAAATACTGCTGCTGGGCACCGCTGAATCTGGCAAGACAACCATCATTAAGCAAATGCGCATACTACACATCAACGGCTTCACCGACGA CGAACGCCGCGAGAAGATACCAGAAATCTATCAGAACATACACGACTCTATCAATCAGCTGGTGATGCATATGGGACTCTTGGGTCTGCGCTTTGGCAGCTGCACCAGCGAGCGTAGCGCCAACTATATTCTATCTCTGCCTGCTGAGGCGCCTGAGTATTTCAATGAG gaGTACTGTGATCATGTTACGACGCTTTGGAATGATGTGGGCATTCGTGCTTGCTATGATCGTTCGAATGAATTCCCTCTGCTGGACAGCGCCAAATA CTTTCTCGATAATTTTGCGAGAATTTGTGATGTCGATTATATTCCCAGCACGGAGGATATTTTACATAGTCGCAAAGTGACCACGGGCATCACTCAGATCACATTCCGTGTGCCTGTGGGCAGTGGTGAGCAAGAGTTCCGCATGTACGATGTGGGCGGCCAGCGTGATGAGCGCAACAAGTGGATTCAAGTTTTTGAGGGCATACAGGCTGTGCTCTTCCTCATTTCCTGCAGTGAATTCGATCAGAATCTGCGTGAAGATGGCAATCAGAATCGTTTGCAGGAGGCGCTGAATCTATTTCGCGCCGTATGGCAGAATCGCTTTCTCGCCTCCGCCGGCCTTATAGTTTTCCTCAACAAGTACGATATTATGGAACGCAAGATACGCGCCGGCAAGCATATTGTCGACTATTTTCCCGATTTTGAGGACTTTTGCAAgcggccacagcagcaacagagctGTTTTGATGAGTGCGACTGGACCAAGATGTTCATCAAGCAAAAGATGATCGACATTACGCAGGAGCAATTCAAGCGTAACTCGCGCAATCTCTGCGACTTTAGCTCAGCGGAGCGCGAGTGCTATTATCATTTCACCGTTGCCACAGATACGCGTTGCATACGCGACGTATTTAGCGACGTGCAGCAAATGATTCTATCCGAAAACATGACCATGGCGGGCTCCACACTCTTCTAA
- the LOC108599548 gene encoding LIM and SH3 domain protein Lasp isoform X2 yields MNKTCARCQKIVYPIEELKCLDKTWHKTCFKCTECGMALNMKTYKGYNKMPYCEAHIPKAKATAIADTPELKRIAENTKIQSNVKYHADFEKAKGKFTQVADDPETLRIKQNTKHISNVAYHGDLEKKAAMEKQRGSAEVSDSSTSPIPPTTTTTATPLQQPPQQQHQLHYQQQLQRDQQHYLQQQQQTLPPPPIQHQQYNTAAITPTYQHQHQQPPQQQQQQYNHRQQQQQQQQQQHQLQQQQQQQSLHDPYAHYQQPQALRQQHLLQQQQQHAIKQASHLYPTASSSSSSPQQQLQQQQQQPQAVNNYNQLRSAILHNSHHPSGNAADLLEYQQQQQQLQQQHSHSSLVNNNTAHSGNSSSSNGGLNSQHNSNHSHSNNNGAPAHPHPASLSYPQQQQQSRSQASLQQQHSNNSINKQQQLPPPSNTNLQQLYVASNYSSVTPSENALAGKLHAGTNGHVSAQQSINNIGKIADYDPLTDGPRPMPSTGRSSTTLVYSSDQRGGGAGNSVYPKRIGSVSDIDPANGIYGSLSSAEQAQAQKQQQYYQQVQMMQQQEQQQQQQMRQQPSYDSVQEKQSRQSALRVYRAIYDYEAQDVDEVSFREGDVIFEVESIDSGWMTGRVERTGKTGMLPANYVEQAVI; encoded by the exons tcACATACCGAAAGCCAAGGCAACCGCAATTGCCGATACGCCGGAACTGAAGCGCATTGccgaaaatacaaaaatccAATCGAATGTGAAATATCATGCGGACTTTGAGAAGGCCAAAGGCAAATTTACACAG GTTGCTGATGATCCGGAGACGTTGAGGATTAAGCAGAACACCAAGCACATATCGAATGTTGCCTATCATGGTGATCTCGAGAAGAAGGCCGCCATGGAGAAGCAGCGCGGATCGGCTGAGGTCTCCGACAGCAGCA CCTCGCCCATaccgccaacaacaacaacaacagcaacaccactGCAACAGCCaccccaacagcaacatcaactgcattaccagcaacagttgcagcgtGATCAGCAACACtatttgcaacagcaacaacaaacactgCCACCGCCACCCATACAACACCAGCAATACAACACGGCGGCCATAACGCCGACATATCAACACCAACATCAACAGCcgccgcaacaacagcaacagcaatacaatcacagacagcaacaacaacaacagcagcagcagcagcatcaattgcagcagcagcagcagcaacagtcgctgcaTGATCCTTATGCACACTATCAACAGCCACAGGCGCTGCGCCAGCAacacttgctgcagcagcaacagcaacatgccaTTAAACAAGCTTCACATCTGTATCCCacagcatcatcatcgtcgtcatcaccacagcagcagctgcagcagcagcagcaacaaccgcaGGCGGTCAACAACTACAATCAGCTGCGTTCGGCCATTTTGCACAACTCACATCATCCCAGCGGCAATGCTGCTGATCTACTCGaataccaacagcagcagcagcagttgcagcagcaacactcgCACAGCAGCTtggtcaacaacaacacggctcacagcggcaacagcagcagcagtaatgGCGGCCTCAACAgtcaacacaacagcaaccacagccacagcaataacaatggtGCTCCAGCTCATCCGCATCCAGCCAGTCTCAGCTatccccagcagcagcagcagtcacgcTCCCAAGCcagcctgcagcagcagcacagcaacaacagcattaacaagcagcaacagttgccgccGCCGAGCAACACCAATCTGCAGCAGCTCTATGTGGCATCCAACTACAGCTCTGTGACGCCCTCCGAGAATGCGCTGGCTGGCAAACTGCACGCCGGCACCAATGGCCATGTGAGCGCACAGCAAAGCATCAACAATATTGGTAAGATTGCCGACTACGATCCGTTGACAGACGGGCCACGCCCCATGCCCAGCACAGGACGCTCCAGCACAACGCTGGTCTACAGCTCGGATCagcgtggcggcggcg CAGGCAACAGCGTTTATCCCAAGCGCATTGGCTCTGTCTCGGATATTGATCCAGCCAATGGCATTTATGGCTCGCTGAGCAGCGCGGAGCAGGCACAGgcgcaaaagcagcagcaatattatCAGCAAGTGCAGatgatgcagcagcaggagcagcagcaacagcaacaaatgcgccAGCAGCCATCCTACGATTCGGTGCAGGAGAAGCAATCACGCCAAAGCGCATTG CGCGTCTATCGTGCCATTTACGACTACGAGGCACAGGATGTGGACGAGGTGAGCTTCCGCGAGGGCGATGTCATCTTCGAGGTGGAGTCCATTGACTCGGGCTGGATGACCGGACGCGTGGAGCGCACCGGCAAGACCGGCATGCTGCCCGCCAACTATGTGGAGCAGGCGGTTATATAA
- the LOC108599552 gene encoding uncharacterized protein LOC108599552 produces MCYYCCCRQQFVVILVCLLYILLVLIFFIHVFLADRNMHTNNHMMHAAGGSGIPPGMQHPGHHHSSPYDIHGYPHYNNYHPQMDAKFHHQQQQQQHPAATRKPPNQQQAEQDIYYYFNHVFRRRR; encoded by the coding sequence ATGtgctactactgctgctgtcgccAGCAGTTTGTGGTCATCTTGGTCTGCCTGCTGTACATACTGCTCGTGCTCATCTTCTTCATACACGTCTTTCTGGCGGATCGCAATATGCACACCAACAACCACATGATGCACGCTGCTGGTGGCAGTGGCATCCCACCTGGCATGCAGCATCCGGGGCACCACCACAGCAGCCCCTACGACATACACGGCTATCCGCACTACAACAACTACCATCCCCAAATGGACGCCAAGTTccatcaccagcagcagcagcagcagcatccggCGGCGACGCGTAAGCCTCCCAATCAACAGCAGGCGGAGCAGGACATTTACTATTACTTCAATCACGTATTTAGGAGACGgcgttaa
- the LOC108599548 gene encoding LIM and SH3 domain protein Lasp isoform X1, which yields MNKTCARCQKIVYPIEELKCLDKTWHKTCFKCTECGMALNMKTYKGYNKMPYCEAHIPKAKATAIADTPELKRIAENTKIQSNVKYHADFEKAKGKFTQVADDPETLRIKQNTKHISNVAYHGDLEKKAAMEKQRGSAEVSDSSNESEYFSEQLAAEQLSQYAPTASPIPPTTTTTATPLQQPPQQQHQLHYQQQLQRDQQHYLQQQQQTLPPPPIQHQQYNTAAITPTYQHQHQQPPQQQQQQYNHRQQQQQQQQQQHQLQQQQQQQSLHDPYAHYQQPQALRQQHLLQQQQQHAIKQASHLYPTASSSSSSPQQQLQQQQQQPQAVNNYNQLRSAILHNSHHPSGNAADLLEYQQQQQQLQQQHSHSSLVNNNTAHSGNSSSSNGGLNSQHNSNHSHSNNNGAPAHPHPASLSYPQQQQQSRSQASLQQQHSNNSINKQQQLPPPSNTNLQQLYVASNYSSVTPSENALAGKLHAGTNGHVSAQQSINNIGKIADYDPLTDGPRPMPSTGRSSTTLVYSSDQRGGGAGNSVYPKRIGSVSDIDPANGIYGSLSSAEQAQAQKQQQYYQQVQMMQQQEQQQQQQMRQQPSYDSVQEKQSRQSALRVYRAIYDYEAQDVDEVSFREGDVIFEVESIDSGWMTGRVERTGKTGMLPANYVEQAVI from the exons tcACATACCGAAAGCCAAGGCAACCGCAATTGCCGATACGCCGGAACTGAAGCGCATTGccgaaaatacaaaaatccAATCGAATGTGAAATATCATGCGGACTTTGAGAAGGCCAAAGGCAAATTTACACAG GTTGCTGATGATCCGGAGACGTTGAGGATTAAGCAGAACACCAAGCACATATCGAATGTTGCCTATCATGGTGATCTCGAGAAGAAGGCCGCCATGGAGAAGCAGCGCGGATCGGCTGAGGTCTCCGACAGCAGCA ACGAATCGGAATATTTCTCTGAGCAATTGGCAGCTGAACAATTATCACAATATGCACCCACAGCCTCGCCCATaccgccaacaacaacaacaacagcaacaccactGCAACAGCCaccccaacagcaacatcaactgcattaccagcaacagttgcagcgtGATCAGCAACACtatttgcaacagcaacaacaaacactgCCACCGCCACCCATACAACACCAGCAATACAACACGGCGGCCATAACGCCGACATATCAACACCAACATCAACAGCcgccgcaacaacagcaacagcaatacaatcacagacagcaacaacaacaacagcagcagcagcagcatcaattgcagcagcagcagcagcaacagtcgctgcaTGATCCTTATGCACACTATCAACAGCCACAGGCGCTGCGCCAGCAacacttgctgcagcagcaacagcaacatgccaTTAAACAAGCTTCACATCTGTATCCCacagcatcatcatcgtcgtcatcaccacagcagcagctgcagcagcagcagcaacaaccgcaGGCGGTCAACAACTACAATCAGCTGCGTTCGGCCATTTTGCACAACTCACATCATCCCAGCGGCAATGCTGCTGATCTACTCGaataccaacagcagcagcagcagttgcagcagcaacactcgCACAGCAGCTtggtcaacaacaacacggctcacagcggcaacagcagcagcagtaatgGCGGCCTCAACAgtcaacacaacagcaaccacagccacagcaataacaatggtGCTCCAGCTCATCCGCATCCAGCCAGTCTCAGCTatccccagcagcagcagcagtcacgcTCCCAAGCcagcctgcagcagcagcacagcaacaacagcattaacaagcagcaacagttgccgccGCCGAGCAACACCAATCTGCAGCAGCTCTATGTGGCATCCAACTACAGCTCTGTGACGCCCTCCGAGAATGCGCTGGCTGGCAAACTGCACGCCGGCACCAATGGCCATGTGAGCGCACAGCAAAGCATCAACAATATTGGTAAGATTGCCGACTACGATCCGTTGACAGACGGGCCACGCCCCATGCCCAGCACAGGACGCTCCAGCACAACGCTGGTCTACAGCTCGGATCagcgtggcggcggcg CAGGCAACAGCGTTTATCCCAAGCGCATTGGCTCTGTCTCGGATATTGATCCAGCCAATGGCATTTATGGCTCGCTGAGCAGCGCGGAGCAGGCACAGgcgcaaaagcagcagcaatattatCAGCAAGTGCAGatgatgcagcagcaggagcagcagcaacagcaacaaatgcgccAGCAGCCATCCTACGATTCGGTGCAGGAGAAGCAATCACGCCAAAGCGCATTG CGCGTCTATCGTGCCATTTACGACTACGAGGCACAGGATGTGGACGAGGTGAGCTTCCGCGAGGGCGATGTCATCTTCGAGGTGGAGTCCATTGACTCGGGCTGGATGACCGGACGCGTGGAGCGCACCGGCAAGACCGGCATGCTGCCCGCCAACTATGTGGAGCAGGCGGTTATATAA
- the LOC108598270 gene encoding LOW QUALITY PROTEIN: coiled-coil domain-containing protein 13 (The sequence of the model RefSeq protein was modified relative to this genomic sequence to represent the inferred CDS: deleted 1 base in 1 codon; substituted 1 base at 1 genomic stop codon), with the protein MTDVLHAESSTLLNEPQKLLTKPPKGTRRRHEHAAGLEPHVVVASTTGRLKAPKSEGKKLRKKLFEYELENKTLAKSITDKNQEICALKRSVDSLNEVLNSVPIDELRCNSSIASTKIIDLSKKNRQMRAELEQLKNRISKKDVQIEKLEKDLKGTEEKALQNGELFKKGNGADELQAKVTSMQQKLFETRNKNKELQNQLKLTQKCLQHEIGDSVNINLLVNNLNQANWRGRAQQILALQQKLQELKARLDIYEQSLPERSDFAPIPLGSDLDLNAGNGLVKTPRSVKSFHAASIANVAQAACSMGGGDAPVASFDRFTPGVRKSEILHRAKVEALEKDIATLQSQLEEQRSRNLALKVRNKTLNDDMLKYKMRSTELEEQDCTGLNANSLNEKLKSQRQQFEVRLEELRQDVLRITEERDAAKRQLEELSGMHLQLQTELKEKELCIQNLQEMLKKLETDLRAVSGGFLFSCREFRKEEFVGILDALEVEKNQLLLLNKSLDERLETERGKLEAANEQMAKQKTRIARLDVKIRDLEKELDTQTDRKKRTQRINDYTNSLSRNPMTGSISSFQLXESSRIINHRRPFPQRGATAQPRVEDLQNKLELAQEKIVMLTEKLDYLSAEKRADAKLFEETMYNSKNIILDTILGTRGNSSMSSSSLQSNQQLLSELPASTSVGV; encoded by the exons ATGACAGACGTGCTGCACGCTGAGAGCAGCACGCTTCTTAATGAGCCGCAGAAGTTGCTAACAAAGCCGCCAAAGGGGACGCGACGCAGGCATGAGCATGCTGCTGGCTTAGAGCCGCATGTAGTGGTGGCCAGTACGACGGGGCGGCTTAAGGCTCCCAAGTCGGAGGGCAAGAAGCTGCGCAAGAAGCTCTTTGAATATGAGCTGGAGAACAAGACACTGGCCAAGTCAATTACAGATAAAAACCAGGAGATTTGCGCACTCAAACGTTCCGTGGACTCGCTCAACGAGGTGCTCAACTCAGTGCCCATTGATGAGTTGCGCTGCAACTCGTCCATAGCCAGCACCAAGATAATCGATCTAAGCAAGAAAAATCGCCAAATGCGCGCCGAACTGGAGCAGCTCAAGAATCGCATTAGCAAGAAGGATGTGCAGATAGAAAAGCTGGAGAAGGACCTCAAAGGCACCGAGGAGAAGGCACTGCAAAACGGAGAGCTCTTCAAGAAGGGCAATGGCGCCGATGAGCTGCAGGCCAAGGTCACTAGCATGCAACAGAAGCTCTTCGAGACGCGCAACAAGAACAAGGAACTTCAGAACCAACTGAAGCTCACACAAAAGTGTCTGCAGCATGAGATTGGCGACAGCGTCAATATCAATCTGCTGGTCAATAATTTGAATCAGGCCAACTGGCGTGGACGTGCTCAGCAGATACTCGCACTGCAGCAGAAACTACAAGAGCTCAAGGCGCGCCTGGATATCTATGAGCAGTCCCTGCCCGAACGCAGTGACTTTGCGCCCATTCCACTTGGCTCCGATCTGGATCTGAATGCTGGCAATGGGCTTGTGAAAACGCCACGCAGTGTCAAATCCTTTCATGCTGCAAGCATTGCCAATGTGGCACAAGCTGCTTGCAGCATGGGCGGAGGAGATGCGCCGGTGGCATCCTTTGATCGCTTCACACCCGGGGTACGCAAGAGCGAGATCTTGCATCGCGCCAAGGTGGAGGCGCTGGAGAAGGACATTGCCACGCTGCAGTCTCAGCTGGAGGAGCAACGTAGTCGCAATTTGGCGCTCAAGGTGCGCAATAAGACGCTCAACGATGACATGCTCAAGTATAAGATGCGCTCCACAGAGCTGGAGGAGCAAGACTGCACTGGCCTCAATGCTAATTCACTCAATGAGAAACTCAAATCGCAGCGCCAACAATTCGAAGTTCGCTTGGAGGAGCTGCGTCAGGATGTATTGCGTATTACGGAGGAACGTGATGCTGCCAAGCGCCAGCTGGAGGAGTTGAGTGGCatgcacttgcagctgcagacAGAGCTCAAGGAGAAGGAGCTGTGCATACAAAATCTGCAAGAGATGCTAAAGAAACTGGAAACTGATTTGCGTGCTGTGTCCGGCGGCTTTCTGTTCTCCTGTCGCGAGTTTCGCAAGGAGGAGTTCGTGGGCATACTCGATGCACTGGAAGTGGAGAAGaatcagctgctgttgctcaacAAATCGCTCGACGAGCGCCTGGAGACGGAACGTGGCAAGCTGGAGGCGGCCAACGAGCAGATGGCCAAGCAAAAGACGCGCATTGCACGTTTGGATGTGAAAATACGCGATTTGGAGAAGGAACTGGATACGCAGACAGATCGCAAGAAGCGCACGCAGCGCATCAATGATTATACAAACTCACTCAGTCGCAATCCCATGACGGGCTCCATCAGCTCCTTTCAGCTTTGAGAATCAAGTCGCATTATCAATCACAGACGACCATTTCCTCAGAGGGGAGCTACAGCTCAGCCTAGGGTGGAGGATTTGCAGAATAA ATTGGAGCTGGCGCAGGAGAAGATTGTCATGCTGACCGAA AAGCTGGACTACCTAAGCGCCGAGAAGCGTGCCGACGCCAAACTCTTTGAGGAGACCATGTACAACTCCAAGAATATTATATTGGACACTATACTGGGCACACGCGGCAACTCGTCCAtgtccagctccagcttgcAGTCGAaccagcagctgttgagcGAGCTGCCCGCCAGCACCAGCGTTGGTGTCTAG
- the LOC108598715 gene encoding coatomer subunit zeta-1, translating to MDGFMMDIIKGMCIMDNDGNRILAKYYDKNILSTLKEQKAFEKNLFNKTHRSNTEIIMLDGLTCVYKSNVDLFFYVMGNAYENELILLSVLNCLYDSISLILKKNVEKRLVLENLEIIMLAFDEICDGGIILDADPSSVVKRVDLRNDDIPIAEQTVAQVIQSAREQLKWSILK from the exons ATGGACGGCTTTATGATG GATATAATTAAAGGCATGTGCATCATGGACAATGACGGCAACCGGATACTGGCAAAATACTACGATAAAAACATATTGTCCACGTTGAAGGAGCAAAAGGCGTTTGAGAAGAATCTATTCAATAAAACACACCGCTCCAACACTGAAATCATCATGCTCGATGGACTGACGTGTGTTTACAAAAGCAACGTTGACTTGTTCTTCTACGTCATGGGCAATGCCTATGAGAATGAGCTGATACTGCTGTCAGTGCTGAATTGCTTATACGACTCCATAAGTCTTATACTGAAGAAGAATGTGGAGAAGCGGCTGGTGCTTGAGAATCTAGAAATCATAATGCTGGCATTTGATGAAATCTGCGACGGCGG cattatCTTGGACGCGGACCCATCTTCGGTGGTGAAACGCGTCGATCTGCGCAACGACGATATACCCATAGCTGAACAGACCGTTGCTCAG GTGATACAATCGGCGCGCGAGCAGCTCAAGTGGTCCATATTGAAATGA
- the LOC108598790 gene encoding guanine nucleotide-binding protein G(f) subunit alpha isoform X1, whose amino-acid sequence MNGDLFFGLLRCLRPAAKQQAMAHTPNPKQQLQTHHHMIKDLSSNFKDTTVKILLLGTAESGKTTIIKQMRILHINGFTDDERREKIPEIYQNIHDSINQLVMHMGLLGLRFGSCTSERSANYILSLPAEAPEYFNEEYCDHVTTLWNDVGIRACYDRSNEFPLLDSAKYFLDNFARICDVDYIPSTEDILHSRKVTTGITQITFRVPVGSGEQEFRMYDVGGQRDERNKWIQVFEGIQAVLFLISCSEFDQNLREDGNQNRLQEALNLFRAVWQNRFLASAGLIVFLNKYDIMERKIRAGKHIVDYFPDFEDFCKRPQQQQSCFDECDWTKMFIKQKMIDITQEQFKRNSRNLCDFSSAERECYYHFTVATDTRCIRDVFSDVQQMILSENMTMAGSTLF is encoded by the exons ATGAATGGCGACTTGTTTTTCGG ACTTTTACGCTGTTTGCGaccagcagccaagcagcaagccATGGCGCATACCCCAAACCcaaagcaacagctacaaacGCATCATCATATGATCAAGGATCTAAGCTCCAACTTCAAGGACACCACGGTCAAAATACTGCTGCTGGGCACCGCTGAATCTGGCAAGACAACCATCATTAAGCAAATGCGCATACTACACATCAACGGCTTCACCGACGA CGAACGCCGCGAGAAGATACCAGAAATCTATCAGAACATACACGACTCTATCAATCAGCTGGTGATGCATATGGGACTCTTGGGTCTGCGCTTTGGCAGCTGCACCAGCGAGCGTAGCGCCAACTATATTCTATCTCTGCCTGCTGAGGCGCCTGAGTATTTCAATGAG gaGTACTGTGATCATGTTACGACGCTTTGGAATGATGTGGGCATTCGTGCTTGCTATGATCGTTCGAATGAATTCCCTCTGCTGGACAGCGCCAAATA CTTTCTCGATAATTTTGCGAGAATTTGTGATGTCGATTATATTCCCAGCACGGAGGATATTTTACATAGTCGCAAAGTGACCACGGGCATCACTCAGATCACATTCCGTGTGCCTGTGGGCAGTGGTGAGCAAGAGTTCCGCATGTACGATGTGGGCGGCCAGCGTGATGAGCGCAACAAGTGGATTCAAGTTTTTGAGGGCATACAGGCTGTGCTCTTCCTCATTTCCTGCAGTGAATTCGATCAGAATCTGCGTGAAGATGGCAATCAGAATCGTTTGCAGGAGGCGCTGAATCTATTTCGCGCCGTATGGCAGAATCGCTTTCTCGCCTCCGCCGGCCTTATAGTTTTCCTCAACAAGTACGATATTATGGAACGCAAGATACGCGCCGGCAAGCATATTGTCGACTATTTTCCCGATTTTGAGGACTTTTGCAAgcggccacagcagcaacagagctGTTTTGATGAGTGCGACTGGACCAAGATGTTCATCAAGCAAAAGATGATCGACATTACGCAGGAGCAATTCAAGCGTAACTCGCGCAATCTCTGCGACTTTAGCTCAGCGGAGCGCGAGTGCTATTATCATTTCACCGTTGCCACAGATACGCGTTGCATACGCGACGTATTTAGCGACGTGCAGCAAATGATTCTATCCGAAAACATGACCATGGCGGGCTCCACACTCTTCTAA